From Struthio camelus isolate bStrCam1 chromosome 21, bStrCam1.hap1, whole genome shotgun sequence, one genomic window encodes:
- the ZBTB17 gene encoding LOW QUALITY PROTEIN: zinc finger and BTB domain-containing protein 17 (The sequence of the model RefSeq protein was modified relative to this genomic sequence to represent the inferred CDS: deleted 1 base in 1 codon) yields MAAMDFPQHSKQVLEQLNQQRQLGLLCDCTFVVDGINFKAHKAVLAACSEYFRMLFVDQKDVVHLDISNAAGFGQVLEFMYTAKLSLNPDNVEDVLAVAGFLQMQEIVSACNALKSLAVPAESATESQEAPAEIRTEQVAVEDKTAAAEGPGDCDKAKQVPADREGKEETPVATTAEPEEQTEQLESKEIAAEGADDVVQEGPPAEFRSHQPSAESVISSSSSSSSPAAKGNVSQGTEQGAETGEIELEGKEEDGETTAEEEEEAKIPEEEQPRLENGENAEDNESGSTDSGQENLGETRLLRSGTYSDRTESKAYGSVTHKCEDCGKEFTHTGNFKRHIRIHTGEKPFSCRECNKAFSDPAACKAHEKTHSPLKPYGCEECGKSYRLISLLNLHKKRHTGEAKYRCDDCGKLFTTSGNLKRHQLVHSGEKPYQCDYCGRSFSDPTSKMRHLETHDTDKEHKCPHCDKKFNQVGNLKAHLKIHIADGPLKCRECGKQFTTSGNLKRHLRIHSGEKPYVCVHCQRQFADPGALQRHVRIHTGRVKPCQCLICGKAFTQASSLIAPVRQHTGERPYVCERCGKRFVQSSQLANHIRHHDNIRPHKCTVCNKAFVNVGDLSKHIIIHTGEKPFLCDKCGRGFNRVDNLRSHVKTVHQGKAGIKILEPEEGDEVNIVTVASDDMVTLATEALAATAVTQLTVVPVAAAVTADETEALKAEITKAVKQVQEAGEKGTPNTQILYACDSCGEKFLDANSLAQHVRIHTAQALVMFQADTDFYQQYGAATTWQAEQVIQSGELLFRARDSAAEVPAPLAEAPPAGECQAPAE; encoded by the exons ccATGGATTTCCCCCAGCACAGCAAGCAAGTCCTGGAGCAGCTGAACCAACAGCGGCAGCTGGGCTTGCTGTGCGACTGCACCTTCGTGGTGGATGGCATCAACTTCAAGGCCCACAAAGCCGTGCTGGCGGCCTGCAGCGAGTATTTCAGGATGCTCTTTGTCGACCAGAAGGACGTGGTGCACCTTGATATCAGCAACGCGGCAG GCTTTGGCCAGGTCCTGGAGTTCATGTACACGGCCAAGCTGAGCCTGAACCCTGACAATGTGGAAGACGTGCTCGCCGTGGCCGGCTTCCTCCAGATGCAGGAAATAGTCAGCGCTTGCAACGCGTTGAAGTCTCTCGCGGTGCCGGCAGAAAGTGCCACGGAGAGCCAGGAGGCCCCTGCGGAGATCA GGACTGAGCAGGTAGCTGTCGAAGACAAAACAGCAGCGGCAGAAGGACCGGGTGACTGTGACAAAGCAAAGCAAGTCCCTGCTGAccgggaagggaaggaagagacacCTGTGGCCACAACAGCAGAGCCCGAGGAGCAGACAGAGCAGCTGGAGAGCAAAGAGATTGCTGCAGAAG GTGCAGATGATGTCGTCCAGGAGGGCCCTCCTGCCGAATTTCGCAGCCACCAGCCGTCAGCAGAGAGCgtgatcagcagcagcagcagcagcagcagcccggcaGCAAAGGGCAATGTCTCTCAGGGCACTGAGCAAGGCGCAGAGACGGGAG AAATTGagctggaagggaaggaggaagacggGGAGACGACagcggaggaagaggaggaagctaAAATCCCTGAGGAAGAGCAGCCCAGGTTAGAAAACGGCGAAAATGCTGAGGATAATGAATCGGGGAGCACAGACTCTGGGCAGGAGAATTTGGGCGAAACCCGGCTGCTGCGTTCAGGTACTTACAGCGACCGGACCGAGTCAAAAGCCTACGGCTCCGTCACGCACAAGTGCGAG GACTGTGGGAAGGAATTCACACACACTGGGAACTTTAAGCGGCACATCCGCATTCACACCGGAGAGAAGCCCTTTTCCTGCAGGGAGTGTAACAAAGCCTTCTCTGACCCAGCTGCATGCAAAGCCCACGAAAAGACGCACAG CCCGCTGAAGCCCTACGGCTGCGAGGAGTGCGGGAAGAGTTACCGCCTCATCAGTCTGCTGAACCTCCACAAGAAGCGGCACACGGGGGAGGCCAAGTACCGCTGCGACGACTGCGGCAAGCTCTTCACCACCTCCGGCAATCTCAAGCGGCACCAGCTGGTGCACAGCGGCGAGAAGCCATACCAGTGCGACTACTGTGGGCGCTCCTTCTCTGACCCCACCTCCAAAATGCGGCACCTAGAGACCCACGACACTGACAAGGAGCACAAGTGTCCCCACTGCGACAAGAAGTTCAACCAG GTGGGGAACTTAAAGGCGCACTTGAAGATTCACATCGCGGACGGGCCACTGAAGTGTCGGGAGTGCGGCAAACAGTTCACCACTTCAG GCAACCTGAAGCGACACCTGCGCATCCACAGCGGGGAGAAGCCCTACGTGTGCGTTCACTGCCAGAGGCAGTTTGCCGACCCCGGGGCGCTGCAGCGTCACGTCCGCATCCACACAG GTAGAGTGAAGCCGTGCCAGTGCCTGATCTGCGGGAAGGCCTTCACCCAGGCGAGCTCCCTCATCGCCCCAGTGCGCCAGCACACGGGCGAGAGA CCGTACGTGTGTGAACGCTGTGGCAAGAG GTTCGTGCAGTCGAGCCAACTGGCCAACCACATCCGCCACCACGACAACATCCGGCCCCACAAATGCACCGTCTGCAACAAGGCCTTCGTCAATGTAGGCGACCTCTCCAAGCACATCATCATCCACACCG GGGAGAAGCCGTTCCTGTGCGACAAGTGCGGCCGCGGCTTCAACCGCGTGGACAACCTGCGCTCCCATGTGAAGACGGtgcaccagggcaaggcaggcatCAAGATCCTGGAGCCGGAGGAAGGTGACGAGGTCAACATTGTCACGGTGGCCTCGGACGACATGGTGACGCTAGCCACTGAGGCGCTGGCTGCTACTGCCGTCACGCAGCTCACGG TGGTCCCCGTGGCGGCTGCGGTGACAGCGGATGAGACCGAAGCACTTAAAGCGGAGATAACCaaggcagtgaagcaggtgcAAGAAGCAGGTGAGAaaggg ACCCCCAACACGCAGATCCTCTACGCCTGCGACTCATGCGGGGAGAAATTCCTGGACGCCAACAGCCTGGCCCAGCATGTCCGCATCCACACGGCCCAGGCCCTCGTTATGTTCCAGGCCGACACAGACTTTTACCAGCAATACGGTGCCGCCACCACCTGGCAAGCAGAGCAGGTGATCCAGTCGGGAGAGCTGCTCTTCCGCGCCCGCGACAGCGCGGCCGAGGTGCCGGCGCCGCTGGCCGAGGCGCCACCAGCCGGGGAGTGCCAGGCGCCCGCTGAGTGA